The Pecten maximus chromosome 14, xPecMax1.1, whole genome shotgun sequence genome includes a region encoding these proteins:
- the LOC117342170 gene encoding uncharacterized protein LOC117342170, translating to MGRFPNSVVVTLGCLVFVVQHVSPFIVLPGNQMYDNPIVTGVRFGMAPRFPTSGKTYVSSASSSLRNTGAAIQARSPGFVAVMQNRPQNPRIISLSSLRSSMRPTSTRILGSSFTSIPSLSTISAYRPTTSLGQIRTQNIIQQRPAGQIYTVANPYTIQRQRQRQLITPQMIASRQIAQINRRGPAAATSQILGRKKLIGQTSTGMGLSRGPISRISSGYSRVGTSVRKPTIRPSVSSVKTVKKTFTRTNKPSAKIFTKTSSRKSSRKSSSSRRRKSSKDKAKRKAALRARLRALKTQKMETKDYAV from the exons ATGGGAAGGTTCCCGAATAGTGTCGTTGTTACTTTGGGATGCTTAGTATTCGTCGTACAGC ATGTCAGTCCGTTTATAGTGTTACCTGGTAACCAGATGTATGACAACCCTATTGTAACAGGAGTACGCTTTGGGATGGCGCCGAGGTTTCCCACCAGTGGCAAAACCTATGTTTCGTCTGCTTCGTCAAGTCTACGGAACACCGGTGCAGCCATACAGGCAAGAAGTCCGGGTTTTGTCGCAGTTATGCAGAACCGTCCACAAAATCCGAGAATTATTTCTCTTTCATCGCTCAGATCGTCGATGAGGCCGACAAGCACCAGGATATTGGGATCAAGTTTCACATCGATCCCCTCTCTGTCTACCATATCAGCATATCGACCCACCACTTCGTTAGGCCAGATTAGAACTCAGAATATAATACAACAACGCCCTGCTGGACAAATATACACGGTTGCTAATCCTTATACAATTCAACGTCAACGTCAACGACAATTAATTACACCGCAGATGATCGCAAGCAGACAGATAGCACAAATCAACAGAAGGGGTCCAGCGGCAGCCACATCACAGATACTAGgaagaaaaaaattgattgGACAGACATCAACTGGTATGGGACTCTCAAGAGGGCCAATATCAAGGATTTCTTCTGGATATTCCAGAGTTGGAACATCTGTAAGGAAGCCGACCATTAGGCCTTCAGTCTCTTCTGTCAAGACAGTTAAGAAGACATTCACGCGGACTAATAAGCCATCTGCCAAGATATTTACCAAAACATCAAGTCGTAAGTCTTCACGTAAGAGTAGTAGTAGTAGGAGGAGGAAAAGCAGTAAAGATAAGGCGAAAAGGAAGGCCGCATTAAGAGCAAGATTGAGAGCTTTGAAAACACAGAAGATGGAAACGAAGGACTATGCAGTATGA